The following are from one region of the Planctomonas sp. JC2975 genome:
- a CDS encoding MSMEG_4193 family putative phosphomutase has protein sequence MATVILVRHGRTAANAQGVLVGRTPGIALDEVGRAQASRTAERLEVVPLVEVVSSPLDRCLETAAAIVSRREGARPVCVDPALIECDYGLWQGRPLAELAREELWRRVQASPASVVFPEGESMAGMQARAVAAVRAHDAEMTGTYGAKAVWAAVSHGDVIKAILADAFGMHLDLIQRISVGPASVSIVHYGSDGSRVIATNTDAGDLSWLHDGIADADAPVGGGSTP, from the coding sequence ATGGCCACGGTGATCCTCGTGCGACACGGACGCACCGCGGCGAACGCGCAGGGTGTCCTCGTCGGGCGCACCCCCGGCATCGCACTCGACGAGGTCGGGCGGGCTCAGGCGTCTCGGACGGCCGAGCGTCTCGAGGTCGTCCCTCTGGTCGAGGTGGTGTCGAGTCCGCTCGACCGGTGCCTCGAGACGGCGGCTGCCATCGTCTCGCGGCGGGAGGGCGCGCGCCCGGTTTGCGTGGATCCTGCGCTCATCGAATGCGACTACGGGCTCTGGCAAGGCAGGCCATTGGCCGAGCTCGCGCGCGAGGAACTGTGGCGGCGCGTGCAGGCGAGTCCGGCATCCGTCGTGTTCCCCGAAGGGGAGTCGATGGCCGGGATGCAGGCACGCGCGGTTGCGGCCGTCCGCGCACACGATGCCGAGATGACGGGTACGTATGGTGCGAAGGCGGTCTGGGCCGCCGTGAGTCACGGCGACGTCATCAAGGCGATTCTGGCGGATGCCTTCGGCATGCACCTCGACCTCATCCAGCGGATCAGCGTCGGGCCGGCATCCGTCTCGATCGTGCACTACGGGTCTGACGGCTCCCGCGTGATCGCCACCAACACGGATGCCGGCGACCTGTCATGGCTGCACGATGGCATCGCGGATGCTGACGCACCCGTCGGCGGTGGCTCCACGCCCTGA
- a CDS encoding helix-turn-helix transcriptional regulator has translation MTADPASARNVLGEFLRARRARLQPTDLGLPQGTGNRRTPGLRREELAALSGVSVDYYTRLEQGKEHHPSGPVLTALARALRLDEDARDHLFDLADQLAGRAPRRRVDNTVRPGIRQILDTLRPCPAYVRNRTNDILAANPEGLALLAGIAEWPPERRNTTRYLFLHPTARTLYPDWTHAARMSVAQLRAASRGDNDDAALTALLEELTAASPEFAELWEHHDVRHRRTERKTLNHPVVGTLTLMYESLDVGPDGTRLGVYQAVPGTPDHEAMTLLSLAASAA, from the coding sequence GTGACCGCAGACCCGGCATCCGCACGGAACGTCCTCGGCGAGTTCCTCAGAGCTCGGCGGGCGCGGCTGCAGCCCACCGACCTCGGGCTTCCGCAGGGCACGGGCAACCGCCGTACCCCCGGTCTCCGTCGCGAGGAGCTCGCTGCGCTCTCCGGGGTGAGCGTCGACTACTACACCCGGCTCGAGCAAGGCAAGGAGCATCACCCGAGCGGACCGGTCCTGACCGCCCTCGCCCGCGCTCTCCGGCTCGACGAGGACGCTCGCGATCACCTCTTTGATCTCGCAGACCAGCTTGCGGGCCGCGCTCCTCGACGTCGGGTCGACAACACCGTGCGACCCGGGATCCGGCAGATACTGGACACATTGCGGCCGTGCCCTGCCTACGTGCGCAACCGCACCAACGACATCCTCGCCGCGAATCCCGAGGGGCTGGCGTTGCTGGCCGGCATCGCAGAATGGCCGCCGGAACGACGCAACACGACTCGGTACCTGTTCCTCCATCCGACCGCCCGCACTCTGTATCCGGACTGGACGCACGCGGCACGGATGTCAGTGGCACAACTGCGCGCGGCATCCCGGGGCGACAACGACGACGCTGCACTCACGGCTCTTCTCGAGGAGCTCACGGCCGCGAGCCCCGAGTTCGCCGAACTCTGGGAGCACCACGATGTGCGACACCGGCGCACGGAGCGCAAGACGCTGAACCATCCGGTGGTCGGCACGCTGACGCTGATGTACGAGAGCCTCGACGTCGGCCCGGACGGCACGAGGCTCGGCGTGTATCAGGCCGTCCCCGGAACGCCGGACCACGAGGCGATGACATTGCTGTCGCTCGCGGCCAGCGCCGCCTGA
- a CDS encoding ATP-dependent DNA ligase, with protein MGVLIYGPQDVEFDDRLLTHLEIVIINKFRRQESFLLSWLDDLSVGSGRASMWMASEVPVYFKYWGSRVPSINKEWLRSLELGAESSRGLVVLDEEGRPAHAGRDGQRRTDRPVKRIHGAA; from the coding sequence ATGGGTGTACTGATTTACGGACCGCAAGATGTCGAGTTCGACGACCGACTGTTGACCCACCTCGAGATCGTGATCATCAACAAGTTCCGGCGCCAGGAGTCGTTCCTGCTGTCGTGGCTGGACGACCTCTCGGTCGGCAGTGGGCGCGCGTCGATGTGGATGGCGTCCGAAGTGCCGGTCTACTTCAAGTACTGGGGATCCCGGGTTCCCTCCATCAACAAGGAATGGCTGCGGTCGCTCGAGCTCGGCGCCGAGAGTTCTCGCGGGCTCGTCGTGCTCGACGAGGAGGGACGCCCGGCGCACGCGGGCCGTGACGGCCAACGGCGCACGGACCGCCCGGTGAAGCGAATCCACGGGGCGGCATAG
- a CDS encoding SDR family NAD(P)-dependent oxidoreductase, whose protein sequence is MTTTLHDLPADPAGGPGQDGRPRASAAGARRDAAVDEGVRRMARPRGHGRKRTALEVVDGIDLSDKEAIVTGGSSGLGLETARALAVAGARVEIAGRDVDAGEKAAAALRAETGNEQIVHRRLDLASLESVSTFIGRRAATGLPLHILVLNAGVMATPFGRTENGFETQFGVNHLGHFAFATGLLPALRSAGGARVVSVSSRAHRRSDVDFDDPNFVHTSYDPWLAYGRSKSANALFSVGFSARFQSERILSNAVSPGAVLTGLQRHMSAEQVEARGWNDPANPMMSTPSEGAATFVWAAVAPELDGVGGRYLEDCTFAEPFEGGSTGELPSGSYLPRALDPARAGRLWDLSERLLAAAATAE, encoded by the coding sequence ATGACCACGACACTGCATGATCTTCCCGCCGACCCGGCTGGAGGGCCCGGTCAGGATGGCCGGCCACGAGCATCCGCTGCCGGTGCGCGTCGTGATGCCGCTGTCGACGAAGGCGTTCGCCGTATGGCTCGACCGAGGGGCCACGGGCGGAAGCGCACGGCACTCGAAGTGGTCGACGGCATCGACCTGTCGGACAAGGAGGCGATCGTGACCGGCGGATCTTCCGGCCTGGGGCTGGAGACCGCGCGGGCGCTCGCCGTGGCGGGTGCGCGCGTGGAGATCGCGGGGCGCGACGTCGATGCAGGCGAGAAGGCGGCAGCCGCGTTGCGGGCGGAGACGGGCAACGAGCAGATCGTGCATCGCCGGCTCGACCTGGCATCTCTCGAGTCGGTGTCGACGTTCATCGGCCGCCGTGCGGCAACCGGTCTGCCGCTGCACATCCTCGTGCTCAATGCCGGGGTCATGGCGACGCCGTTCGGCCGCACCGAGAACGGGTTCGAGACGCAGTTCGGCGTCAACCACCTCGGCCACTTCGCGTTCGCGACGGGGCTTTTGCCGGCGTTGCGGTCCGCAGGCGGAGCACGTGTGGTGTCCGTGTCGTCGCGGGCGCATCGCCGATCCGATGTCGACTTCGACGATCCGAACTTCGTGCACACGTCGTACGACCCGTGGCTCGCGTACGGACGCTCCAAGTCGGCGAATGCGCTGTTCTCCGTAGGGTTCTCCGCCCGGTTCCAGTCAGAGCGGATCCTCAGCAATGCGGTGAGCCCTGGCGCGGTGCTGACCGGCCTGCAGCGACACATGTCCGCCGAGCAGGTCGAGGCCAGAGGGTGGAACGATCCGGCGAACCCGATGATGTCCACGCCGTCGGAGGGCGCCGCGACCTTCGTCTGGGCTGCTGTGGCGCCGGAACTCGACGGCGTCGGCGGCCGGTACCTCGAGGACTGCACGTTCGCGGAACCCTTCGAGGGAGGGAGCACAGGCGAACTCCCCTCTGGCAGCTACCTGCCAAGGGCACTCGACCCCGCGCGCGCCGGCCGCCTCTGGGACCTTTCGGAGCGGTTGCTCGCCGCCGCGGCTACCGCCGAGTGA
- a CDS encoding DUF3090 domain-containing protein has protein sequence MPTVVHDFDWPDRVLIGTIGEPGSRSFYLQVKDGRRVVSVLLEKEQSALLAMHVEQILDELMGAGNPFGIPADPSAELIDRAPLDPVDEQFRTGTIGLGWDPTTAQVVLQLLSEAELDEPTDSDEEVPEEAVVIRMPVGAARAFARGTRAVVAAGRPSCPRCGLPVDPHGHTCPDSTVFGDTP, from the coding sequence ATGCCCACCGTCGTCCACGACTTCGATTGGCCCGACCGTGTTCTCATCGGAACGATCGGCGAGCCGGGCTCCCGCTCCTTCTATCTGCAGGTGAAGGACGGTCGCCGGGTCGTGAGCGTGCTGCTCGAGAAGGAGCAGTCGGCGCTGCTGGCCATGCATGTCGAGCAGATCCTCGACGAGCTGATGGGCGCCGGGAACCCGTTCGGAATCCCGGCGGATCCGTCTGCCGAGCTGATCGACCGCGCTCCGCTCGATCCGGTCGACGAGCAGTTCCGCACAGGAACCATCGGCCTCGGCTGGGATCCGACCACAGCCCAGGTCGTGCTGCAACTGCTCTCGGAAGCGGAGCTCGACGAGCCGACGGATTCCGACGAGGAGGTGCCGGAGGAGGCCGTCGTCATCCGGATGCCCGTCGGTGCCGCCCGCGCCTTCGCCCGCGGCACCAGGGCAGTCGTTGCGGCAGGCCGCCCGTCCTGTCCGCGTTGCGGGCTGCCGGTGGATCCGCACGGGCACACGTGTCCCGATTCGACCGTGTTCGGCGACACCCCGTGA
- a CDS encoding universal stress protein, whose amino-acid sequence MSETTETTAATADDTPRIVVGVDGSEQSIAALRQADRLSRLLGTRIEAVSTWTYPVAMSPYALSMEPSFEEIAVQALDEALTEAYGSDRPALLSTVVQYGHPAQVLIERSTGAEMLVLGSRGRGGFAGLLLGSVSSECAAHANCPVLIVR is encoded by the coding sequence ATGAGCGAGACAACCGAGACCACGGCCGCCACCGCCGACGACACGCCCCGGATCGTCGTGGGCGTCGACGGATCCGAACAATCCATCGCCGCGCTGCGCCAGGCCGACCGCCTTTCGCGTCTTCTCGGAACCCGGATCGAGGCGGTGTCCACCTGGACCTATCCGGTCGCGATGTCGCCGTACGCGCTTTCCATGGAGCCGTCGTTCGAGGAGATCGCCGTGCAGGCGCTGGACGAGGCGCTGACGGAGGCCTACGGATCCGATCGTCCGGCACTCCTGTCGACCGTTGTGCAGTACGGGCACCCGGCGCAGGTGCTCATCGAGCGCAGCACAGGAGCCGAGATGCTCGTGCTCGGATCCCGCGGACGCGGCGGTTTCGCCGGCCTGCTGCTGGGATCCGTGAGCTCGGAGTGCGCGGCGCACGCCAACTGCCCTGTGCTCATCGTTCGATGA
- a CDS encoding SCO1664 family protein, with protein sequence MTASGPLDGELQVVARIPVASNETFLAAIGDVPVIYKPSSGEKELWDFPDGDLAQREVAAYLVSECLEWNVVPCTWLRDGPYGPGMVQLWQHVDEEQDAVDVVAADDLPVEGWRLVLRGADEDERPVALVHEDSDSLRAMAVFDMIVNNADRKGGHVLAMPDGHRYGVDHGLTFHVEHKLRTVLWGWVGEPLSEREIDGVRRVRASVDRELGASLRGLLAEDELDALVARCDRMLDERRFPAPSGWMPATPWPLF encoded by the coding sequence ATGACGGCGTCTGGCCCGCTCGACGGCGAGCTGCAGGTGGTGGCGCGCATCCCTGTGGCGTCGAACGAGACGTTCCTCGCCGCCATCGGCGACGTGCCGGTCATCTACAAGCCGTCGTCAGGTGAGAAGGAGCTCTGGGATTTCCCGGACGGCGACCTGGCGCAGCGCGAAGTCGCCGCCTACCTCGTCTCGGAGTGCCTCGAGTGGAACGTGGTCCCCTGCACCTGGTTGCGCGACGGTCCCTACGGTCCCGGGATGGTGCAGCTCTGGCAGCACGTGGACGAGGAGCAGGACGCCGTTGACGTGGTCGCCGCTGACGACCTGCCTGTGGAAGGCTGGCGTCTCGTGCTCCGCGGTGCAGACGAGGATGAGCGTCCGGTCGCGCTCGTGCACGAGGATTCGGACTCGCTTCGCGCCATGGCGGTGTTCGACATGATCGTCAACAACGCCGATCGCAAGGGAGGACACGTCCTCGCGATGCCGGACGGACACCGGTACGGCGTCGATCACGGCCTCACGTTCCACGTCGAGCACAAGCTGCGCACCGTGCTCTGGGGTTGGGTCGGAGAGCCGCTCAGCGAACGCGAGATCGACGGGGTAAGGCGGGTGCGGGCATCCGTGGACCGGGAGCTGGGGGCGAGTCTGCGCGGACTTCTCGCCGAGGACGAACTGGATGCGCTCGTCGCTCGGTGCGACAGAATGCTCGACGAGCGGCGGTTCCCCGCGCCGAGCGGTTGGATGCCGGCTACGCCTTGGCCGTTGTTCTGA
- a CDS encoding VOC family protein yields MVEAITTKRFHELVPGDTWHRVYGGATAYFATGSFDKGVEFVRAIAELADAANHHPDVDLRYPGVTVRLMTHEISDLSERDAALAAQISHAASRLGIEADPTLIGTVQLAIDAVDIPLVLPFWEAALGYQRRGEGSLRDPRGIGPSVWFQQMDAPRPQRNRIHLDLALPRALAQQRIDAAVAAGGRIATDAFAPHWWTLADPEGNEIDIAPWVDDTDWDDEEE; encoded by the coding sequence ATGGTCGAGGCCATCACCACCAAGCGATTCCACGAGCTCGTGCCGGGAGACACGTGGCATCGCGTCTACGGCGGAGCGACCGCCTACTTCGCCACCGGATCCTTCGACAAGGGCGTCGAGTTCGTGCGCGCGATCGCCGAGCTGGCGGATGCCGCGAACCATCATCCCGACGTCGACCTGCGATATCCGGGTGTCACAGTTCGCCTGATGACCCACGAGATCTCCGACCTGAGCGAACGCGACGCGGCTCTTGCGGCGCAGATCTCACACGCGGCGAGCCGCCTCGGCATCGAGGCGGACCCCACACTGATCGGCACGGTGCAGCTCGCGATCGATGCCGTGGACATCCCGCTCGTGTTGCCGTTCTGGGAGGCGGCGCTCGGCTACCAGCGCCGCGGAGAGGGTTCGCTGCGCGATCCGCGCGGCATCGGACCGTCGGTGTGGTTCCAGCAGATGGATGCGCCGCGACCGCAACGCAATCGCATCCACCTGGATCTCGCGCTGCCGCGTGCGTTGGCCCAGCAGCGGATCGACGCGGCCGTCGCAGCGGGAGGACGCATAGCGACCGACGCCTTCGCGCCGCACTGGTGGACGCTCGCCGACCCAGAGGGCAACGAGATCGACATCGCGCCCTGGGTCGACGACACGGACTGGGACGACGAGGAGGAGTAG
- a CDS encoding malate dehydrogenase: MAAWTREPVTVTVTGAGGQIGYALLFRIASGQLLGPDTPVRLQLLEIPQGLRSAEGTALELIDGAFPLLTSIDVTDSASDAFDGTNVALLVGARPRTAGMERADLLEANAAIFGPQGRAINEGAASDVRVLVVGNPANTNALIASSHAADVPRERFTAMTRLDHNRAVAQLALKLEVPVAAVHGVIIWGNHSATQYPDVTHATVDGRSATDLVDEEWLEGVFVPKVARRGAEIIEVRGASSAASAANAAIDHVYDWVNGTGDGWTSAGVSSSGENAEAAAGYGVPEGLVCSLPVRSVDGEWRVVPGFDEGPIAQAHIEASVAELVEEREAVRALGLLPG; the protein is encoded by the coding sequence ATGGCCGCCTGGACCCGCGAACCCGTCACCGTGACAGTCACCGGAGCAGGAGGGCAGATCGGCTACGCGCTGCTGTTCCGCATCGCCTCCGGCCAGCTCCTCGGCCCGGATACGCCTGTGCGGCTGCAGCTGCTGGAGATCCCCCAGGGGTTGCGCTCCGCTGAGGGCACGGCGCTGGAGCTCATCGACGGCGCGTTCCCGCTGCTCACTTCCATCGACGTGACGGACTCGGCGTCCGACGCGTTCGACGGCACGAACGTGGCTCTGCTGGTGGGGGCTCGTCCGCGCACCGCAGGAATGGAGCGGGCCGACCTGCTCGAGGCGAACGCGGCCATCTTCGGGCCGCAGGGGCGAGCGATCAACGAGGGGGCGGCATCCGATGTGCGCGTGCTCGTGGTGGGAAATCCCGCGAACACGAACGCACTGATCGCCTCGTCGCACGCGGCGGACGTGCCGCGCGAGCGCTTCACGGCGATGACCAGACTCGACCACAACAGGGCCGTCGCCCAGCTCGCGCTGAAGCTCGAGGTGCCCGTGGCAGCAGTGCACGGCGTGATCATCTGGGGCAATCACTCTGCGACGCAGTATCCGGATGTCACGCACGCCACCGTCGACGGTCGCAGCGCCACCGACCTCGTCGACGAGGAGTGGCTGGAAGGCGTCTTCGTGCCGAAGGTTGCGCGCCGCGGCGCAGAGATCATCGAGGTGCGCGGGGCGTCGAGCGCAGCATCCGCCGCGAACGCCGCCATCGACCACGTCTACGACTGGGTGAACGGCACGGGCGACGGCTGGACCTCCGCCGGCGTCAGCTCGAGCGGGGAGAACGCGGAAGCCGCAGCAGGCTACGGCGTCCCCGAGGGATTGGTGTGCTCCCTGCCGGTCCGGTCGGTCGACGGCGAATGGCGAGTCGTTCCCGGTTTCGACGAGGGTCCGATCGCGCAGGCGCACATCGAGGCATCCGTCGCGGAACTCGTCGAGGAGCGCGAGGCCGTGCGGGCGCTCGGCCTGCTGCCCGGCTGA
- the mgrA gene encoding L-glyceraldehyde 3-phosphate reductase, with translation MASTNFVPRDDRYDRMLYRRTGHSGLDLPALSLGLWHNFGDDRPLETQRAIVRRAFDLGITHFDLANNYGPPYGSAETNFGRIFREDLLPYRDELILSTKAGWDMWPGPYGQGGGSRKYMLASLDQSLQRMGVDFVDIFYSHRPDPSTPLEETMGALDHAVRSGKALYVGISSYSADDTRRAAQILADVGTPLLIHQPSYNMLNRWIETEGLLDAAAEAGAGVIGFTALAQGMLTGKYLDGIPAGSRAAEGSSLSEDLLTEAALGHIRSLAGIAESRGQTLAQLALAWALRDPRVTSLVIGSSSVDQLEQNVAALDDLEFTDDELEAIDEHAVDTGVDLWATARRGELG, from the coding sequence ATGGCCAGCACGAACTTCGTTCCCCGTGACGACCGTTACGACCGGATGCTGTACCGCCGCACCGGACACAGCGGTCTCGACCTTCCAGCGCTCTCCCTAGGGTTGTGGCACAACTTCGGCGACGACCGTCCGCTGGAGACCCAGCGCGCGATCGTGCGCCGCGCCTTCGACCTGGGGATCACGCACTTCGACCTCGCGAACAATTACGGTCCGCCGTACGGGTCGGCCGAGACCAACTTCGGCCGCATCTTCCGGGAGGATCTGCTGCCGTACCGCGACGAGCTGATCCTGTCGACGAAGGCCGGCTGGGACATGTGGCCCGGCCCGTACGGACAGGGCGGCGGAAGCCGCAAGTACATGCTCGCCAGCCTCGACCAGTCGCTGCAGCGGATGGGCGTCGACTTCGTCGACATCTTCTACTCGCACCGGCCGGACCCTTCAACACCGCTGGAGGAGACGATGGGCGCCCTCGACCACGCCGTGCGCAGCGGGAAGGCGCTGTACGTCGGCATCTCCTCGTACAGTGCGGATGACACGCGCCGGGCAGCGCAGATCCTCGCGGACGTCGGCACCCCGCTCCTCATCCACCAGCCGTCGTACAACATGCTCAACCGCTGGATCGAGACCGAGGGCCTTCTGGATGCCGCAGCCGAGGCGGGTGCCGGCGTGATCGGCTTCACCGCACTGGCCCAGGGCATGCTCACGGGCAAGTATCTGGACGGCATCCCTGCCGGATCGCGAGCCGCAGAGGGATCCTCGCTCTCCGAGGACCTGCTGACAGAAGCCGCGCTCGGTCACATCCGCTCCCTCGCCGGGATCGCGGAGTCCCGCGGTCAGACACTCGCGCAGCTCGCGCTGGCCTGGGCACTCCGCGACCCTCGTGTGACCTCGCTCGTGATCGGATCGAGCAGCGTGGACCAGCTGGAGCAGAACGTCGCGGCACTCGACGATCTCGAGTTCACGGATGACGAGCTCGAGGCCATCGACGAGCACGCCGTCGACACCGGGGTCGACCTCTGGGCGACGGCCAGGCGCGGCGAGCTCGGGTAG
- a CDS encoding LapA family protein, producing MSERSYDGAGRKDNALVGFMKRRWLAIVLVVLLAIVAIQNGVADEKSTIFLLFWQVEWPTWVLVLVIFLIGGIAGWAFARNRAARRARRR from the coding sequence ATGAGCGAGCGATCGTACGACGGCGCGGGACGGAAGGACAACGCTCTCGTCGGGTTCATGAAGCGCCGATGGCTGGCGATCGTGCTCGTGGTGCTGCTGGCCATCGTCGCCATCCAGAACGGAGTCGCCGACGAGAAGTCGACCATCTTCCTGCTGTTCTGGCAGGTGGAGTGGCCAACCTGGGTGCTCGTGCTGGTCATCTTCCTCATCGGCGGCATCGCCGGCTGGGCGTTCGCGCGCAACCGCGCAGCGCGCAGGGCGCGGCGACGCTGA
- a CDS encoding SDR family oxidoreductase, with product MQPRQRQTAPGMEGRLRPRADHGEETYLGSARLSGKVAVITGADSGIGKAVAIAFAREGADIVFGYLDETEDARDTEQWVTESGRKCVAQKGDLSDPAECRRLIETAAEKFGRIDILVSNAAMQRTHSKVEDISDEEWDETIATNLSAYFHLVKAALPHMRPGASIIGTSSINSDAPSPSLMPYAATKAAIANMTASLAQLLGERGIRANSVAPGPVWTPLIPSTMPEEHVESFGGNTPLRRAAQPAELAPVYVLLASDEASYVSGARVAVTGGRPVL from the coding sequence ATGCAGCCGAGACAGCGGCAGACCGCACCAGGTATGGAAGGTCGCCTGCGCCCGCGTGCAGATCACGGGGAGGAGACGTATCTCGGCAGTGCACGGCTCTCGGGCAAGGTGGCGGTGATCACCGGCGCCGACAGCGGGATCGGCAAGGCCGTCGCCATCGCGTTTGCGCGGGAGGGCGCCGACATCGTGTTCGGCTACCTCGACGAGACGGAGGACGCAAGGGACACCGAACAGTGGGTCACTGAATCGGGCCGCAAATGCGTCGCCCAGAAGGGCGACCTCTCCGATCCCGCCGAGTGCAGGAGGCTGATCGAGACGGCGGCCGAGAAGTTCGGACGCATCGACATCCTGGTATCCAATGCCGCGATGCAGCGCACGCACTCGAAGGTGGAGGACATCTCAGACGAGGAGTGGGATGAGACCATCGCCACCAATCTGAGCGCGTACTTCCACCTCGTGAAGGCGGCGTTGCCGCACATGCGGCCGGGAGCATCCATCATCGGAACGTCATCGATCAATTCCGACGCGCCGTCGCCGTCGCTCATGCCCTATGCGGCGACGAAGGCGGCGATCGCCAACATGACGGCGTCGCTCGCGCAGCTCCTCGGCGAGCGCGGCATTCGAGCGAACAGCGTCGCTCCCGGACCGGTGTGGACACCCCTGATCCCGTCCACGATGCCGGAGGAGCACGTCGAATCCTTCGGTGGCAACACGCCTCTCCGCCGGGCAGCTCAGCCGGCGGAGCTCGCACCCGTGTACGTGCTGCTCGCCAGCGACGAGGCGTCGTACGTCTCCGGCGCTCGCGTTGCCGTCACGGGAGGGCGCCCAGTCCTCTAG
- a CDS encoding HhH-GPD-type base excision DNA repair protein, protein MTGTLHITGDAAADELLSTDPLALLLGMLLDQQVAMEIAFSGPAKIRDRMGGEKSLSAQSIAEADPDAFATLCATPPAVHRFPGSMAARIQTVCRTIVADWDGDAAAIWTRPAPSTASAPDGKEVFGRLKALPGFGDQKARIFVALLGKQYGYDGAGWREAAGDYGEEGSHRSVADIVDEASLAQVRETKKAVKAAAKTARPAGGSR, encoded by the coding sequence ATGACCGGCACTCTGCACATCACCGGCGATGCCGCGGCCGACGAACTGCTGTCGACCGATCCGCTCGCCCTGCTCCTCGGCATGCTCCTCGACCAGCAGGTGGCCATGGAGATCGCGTTCAGCGGTCCGGCCAAGATCCGCGACCGCATGGGCGGCGAGAAGAGCCTGAGCGCTCAGTCGATCGCCGAAGCGGATCCGGACGCCTTCGCCACCCTCTGCGCGACGCCTCCCGCCGTGCACCGCTTCCCCGGCTCCATGGCCGCGCGCATCCAGACGGTCTGCCGCACCATCGTGGCCGACTGGGACGGGGACGCAGCCGCAATCTGGACTCGGCCGGCACCGTCGACGGCCTCCGCTCCTGACGGCAAGGAGGTGTTCGGCAGGCTGAAGGCGCTGCCCGGATTCGGCGACCAGAAGGCGCGCATCTTCGTCGCGCTCCTCGGCAAGCAGTACGGCTACGACGGCGCCGGATGGCGCGAAGCCGCCGGCGACTACGGCGAGGAAGGCTCGCATCGGTCGGTGGCCGACATCGTGGACGAGGCGTCGCTGGCTCAGGTGCGCGAGACCAAGAAGGCCGTGAAGGCAGCCGCGAAGACGGCCCGGCCGGCTGGAGGATCCCGATGA